CCGGTGAAGAAGGCTGCGGCGAAGAAGACGACGGCCGCGGCAAAGAAGCCGGCCACCAAGGCCACGGCGCGCAAGAAGTCGGCCTGATCAGGGCCGCTCGGCGGCCACCCGGGCTTCATGCCCGTGTGGCCTTCTGCGCCTGTCCTAGGCCACCGCGCCGTCCAGCCACACCTCCAGGCCCTGCGCGTTCAGTTCGATGTCCAGTCCCCATACATCGACCGCCTGCTCGTGCGTGAGCCGGCTGCCGTGGGCACGCAGTTCGTCCATCAGATAGGCGGTCAGCGCCGCCAGCAGGGCCTGCTTGCGGCCGTCGCCGGCACTGGCCGCCGCCTTCGCGATCGCCACGTGGGCGTCGATGCGCGACAGCAGCGCACGCCCGAGGGCCGGCACGCCGCTCACCTTGCCGTAGTGGGTCAGGAACATCGCTTCCGGCTGGCGTGACAGCAGGCGTTCGACCGACGCGCGCATCGCGACCGGGTCGAACTGCACCGGCGAGGTGGTCGGGAACACGAAGGCGCGGCCATCGACCGTGCATTCCGGATAGGCCAGACCGAAGGTGTCGCCGGTGAACCAGCTTTTCGACTGCGCGTCCCAGATGCAGTGGTGGTGCTTGGCGTGGCCCGGCGTGTCGACGAACTCGAGCGGACGTCCGTTGAAGTCGAGCACGAAACCATCGTGCGTCTCGATCACGCGCGCCGCGTCGACCGGCAGGATGTCGCCGTACATCTCGGCCATCGCCTGTTCGCCATAGACCGCGGTGGCGCCGGCGATCAGCTTCGACGGGTCAATCATGTGACGCGCGCCGCGCGGGTGCACCACCAGCTGCGCGTTCGGGAAGGCACGCATCGCCGCGCCGGCGCCGCTGGCGTGGTCCAGGTGCACGTGGGTCAGGATGATGTAGCGCAGCGCTTCCGGCGCGATGCCCTTCTGCGCCAGCGCGGCCTGTACATTGCGCAGCGAATGGCCGGTGCCACAATCGACCAGCGCCGCCTGGTCGCCAGCGCGGACGAGGTGGATGGCCGCCATGCCGTGGCGGATCAGGTCGGCGTCGATGGCCGAAATGTCGTGCTCGTAGTCGATCATGCAGCGCGCTCCGGGTGGACTCGGTGCACAGTATGACGCACTGCGGCAGGCGCTTCCGCCTGCCGGGCTTGCTACGCGCCGCGGCCCGCCTTGGCTTGCTCTTCCTGCATCAGTTCCTCGAAGCGGGCATCGAATTCCCTGCGCAGCTGGCGCCGCACCTGAGCGGCCGTGTGGCGCCTCTGCTCGTCCGGCGTCGACGGTATCAGCGTCGGCACCGGGCAGGGTCGGCGGTCGGCGTCCATCGCCACCATGGTCAGGTAGCAGGTGTTGGTGTGGCGCGTCGTGTGTTCGCGGATGTTCTCGGTCACCACCTTGACGCCGACTTCCATCGACGTGGTGCCGGTGTAGTTGACCGAGGCGAAGAAGGTGACCAGCTCGCCGACGTGGATGGGGCAGCGGAAGATGACCTGGTCGACCGACAGCGTCACCACGTAGGACTGCGCGTAGCGCGCCGCGCAGGCGTAGGCGACCTGGTCGAGCAGCTTGAGCAGGGCGCCGCCATGCACATTGCCGGAAAAGTTGGCCATGTCGGGCGTCATCAGCACCGTCATGGTGAGCTGGTGTTTGGGCAGTTCGTTCATCGTTGTCTACCGTGCGCCGGCGAGGCCGGCGCGGGGGATGTCCGTCGGTGCCCGCGACCTTTCGTGACGATCACTCGCGCCGTTCGATGCGCCAGCCCGGTCTGTCGTAGTCGCGGACGTTGCTGTAGGGCATGGTCGGATAGACGCTGGTACCGTACGCATCTTCCTCGATGCGTACGCCGGGTCTGGAGTAGTCCCGGATCTGGGTGCCGCGCAAGGTCGGGTAGACGTCGGTTGTGCGGCTGCGCGCGTTGGGCCGGATCAGCTCGCGCGGGTGCTGTCCTATCATGCCGCCGGGGCTGGCGCCGATGCCCTGGCCGTATGGATTGCCGCCGATCGGCGACACCGGTACGTGACCGCTGCCGCCGCCCAGTGCGATGGGCGAGGCGAGCAGCGCGGACAGTGCGAACAGGGTGCGGATATTCATGGCGACCTCCCGGTCCTGCGACATGACTGGA
The window above is part of the Methyloversatilis discipulorum genome. Proteins encoded here:
- a CDS encoding MBL fold metallo-hydrolase, which gives rise to MIDYEHDISAIDADLIRHGMAAIHLVRAGDQAALVDCGTGHSLRNVQAALAQKGIAPEALRYIILTHVHLDHASGAGAAMRAFPNAQLVVHPRGARHMIDPSKLIAGATAVYGEQAMAEMYGDILPVDAARVIETHDGFVLDFNGRPLEFVDTPGHAKHHHCIWDAQSKSWFTGDTFGLAYPECTVDGRAFVFPTTSPVQFDPVAMRASVERLLSRQPEAMFLTHYGKVSGVPALGRALLSRIDAHVAIAKAAASAGDGRKQALLAALTAYLMDELRAHGSRLTHEQAVDVWGLDIELNAQGLEVWLDGAVA
- a CDS encoding acyl-CoA thioesterase, translating into MNELPKHQLTMTVLMTPDMANFSGNVHGGALLKLLDQVAYACAARYAQSYVVTLSVDQVIFRCPIHVGELVTFFASVNYTGTTSMEVGVKVVTENIREHTTRHTNTCYLTMVAMDADRRPCPVPTLIPSTPDEQRRHTAAQVRRQLRREFDARFEELMQEEQAKAGRGA